A part of Puntigrus tetrazona isolate hp1 chromosome 21, ASM1883169v1, whole genome shotgun sequence genomic DNA contains:
- the si:ch73-362m14.2 gene encoding NHS-like protein 2 isoform X4: MENTTLVCSAQGWRGPNVSTFSSEWDDSVNSFLTAPDVIKPPPQFQDPEEPSQASPTNSAAVIRRDKDCVRKERRSRPASNIELHRRSLSLSTTVNSNPAVARRRCESYALSYPSSSSEDSGSDSTSTRRGDRLPDAVPRSRSRSIVLKKSTRKPAPPVRTVSLQRLAAEHKLQGLPLKKDAQNVMILPDLIPTSKQEVGKVSKKPTAEAPSKTLKSASSSHRALNELRSSEPCKSGLVATPIKEGTPNSYEINTSPSSSHSSPSQPSISSPSKRFGSNSPSSGYASQCETPTQSVLSSGPSQLGGRMRHKPSSVIPGQRARNRNARLSLQLPEPQQHAPDPEPSKVNRRYSDSTEATRPKQRMSNSLLIMPMVTQEDLNNVRLRSVSSTDLENAQDASVDVIEEEISLSPTNQQKAKPPVAPKPQRSKWPPNAKVQPRLGTASDPEPAAVKPSEKQEDIYAMINKVKPTVTVPAHHLKQQKDCYFLEGHSPQRESHQPQNPNVLPYNTTNQYELPKKRRAPPPPLTKTPAVDSSLYYNSASQKSPDDPLSPSKLKSPKSPMSASQYHVTLYGVIPSYPMVIEQEHSHAPGLKESSWDAKTPLKTSRVTRALRHSAAERPKSVLKTTTSWLFSEGQEVPRLVAVSESQPRSSSEAPSPRLPSQQT, translated from the exons ATGGAAAACACAACCTTGGTTTGCTCTGCCCAAGGCTGGCGTGGCCCGAACGTTTCAACCTTTTCATCCGAGTGGGATGATAGCGTGAACTCCTTCCTGACGGCACCTGACGTGATCAAACCCCCTCCACAGTTCCAGGATCCAGAGGAGCCGAGCCAGGCATCACCCACTAACTCTGCTGCGGTGATAAGACGAGATAAAGACTGCGTGAGGAAAGAGCGTAGGAGTCGACCGGCCAGCAACATAGAGCTCCACAGACGCTCCTTGTCACTTTCCACCACCGTCAACTCCAACCCTGCCGTGGCTCGGCGTCGGTGCGAAAGCTATGCACTTTCTTATCCCAGCAGCAGCTCGGAGGACAGCGGCAGCGACAGCACCTCCACCAGGAGAGGAGATCGACTCCCGGATGCCGTGCCGCGATCTAGATCTCGGAGCATCGTCCTTAAGAAGTCCACAAGGAAACCGGCTCCACCTGTGCGAACAGTGTCTCTGCAAAGACTCGCAGCCGAGCACAAATTACAGGGGCTTCCTTTGAAAAAAGACGCCCAAAACGTCATGATACTGCCAGATCTCATTCCAACCTCAAAGCAAGAAGTCGGTAAAGTCAGCAAGAAACCGACAGCTGAAGCACCCAGCAAGACACTGAAGAGCGCTTCCTCCAGTCACCGAGCTCTAAATGAGCTTCGATCCAGCGAACCCTGCAAGTCGGGCTTAGTGGCAACCCCAATAAAGGAAGGTACCCCTAATAGTTATGAAATAAACACATCCCCGTCTTCTTCCCACTCCTCACCCTCCCAGCCTTCCATCTCTTCTCCTTCCAAACGCTTCGGGTCGAACTCGCCATCGAGTGGCTATGCGAGCCAATGCGAAACACCCACTCAATCAGTCCTGTCCTCAGGACCTTCTCAGCTGGGCGGCCGAATGCGCCATAAGCCTTCCAGCGTTATTCCCGGTCAAAGGGCGAGAAACCGCAACGCGAGGCTATCTCTTCAGCTCCCTGAACCTCAGCAGCACGCTCCTGACCCAGAGCCTTCCAAAGTAAACCGCCGCTACTCAGACAGCACCGAAGCCACCAGACCCAAGCAAAGGATGAGCAACAGCTTGTTGATCATGCCCATGGTTACTCAGGAGGATCTGAACAATGTACGCTTGCGCTCGGTTAGCAGCACCGATCTTGAGAATGCGCAGGATGCTTCAGTCGACGTGATAGAGGAGGAGATCTCTTTAAGCCCGACAAATCAGCAAAAAGCCAAACCTCCGGTGGCTCCCAAGCCCCAGAGGAGTAAGTGGCCGCCCAATGCCAAGGTTCAGCCACGTTTGGGAACGGCTTCCGATCCAGAACCGGCGGCAGTCAAACCCAGCGAGAAACAGGAAGATATTTACGCGATGATTAACAAAGTAAAACCCACAGTGACTGTACCAGCACATCATCTGAAGCAGCAGAAGGACTGCTACTTTTTGGAAGGACATTCTCCACAGAGAGAGTCCCATCAGCCACAGAATCCAAACGTGCTCCCCTACAACACAACCAACCAATATGAACTTCCCAAGAAGCGAAGAGCCCCACCACCGCCTCTGACGAAGACACCAGCTGTGGACAGTTCACTTTATTATAACTCAGCTTCTCAGAAAAGCCCCGATGACCCCTTGTCTCCAAGTAAACTCAAGTCCCCGAAGTCTCCGATGTCTGCGAGTCAGTATCATGTTACACTATATGGCGTCATTCCATCTTACCCTATGGTCATTGAGCAAGAGCACTCTCATGCACCAg GTCTAAAAGAAAGCTCCTGGGACGCAAAGACTCCTTTGAAAACAAGCCGGGTGACCCGGGCACTCAGACACTCGGCAGCGGAGCGTCCAAAATCAGTTCTCAAAACGACAACTTCATGGCTTTTCTCAGAAGGACAAGAAGTGCCAAGGCTAGTTGCGGTGAGCGAATCTCAGCCACGGAGCTCCTCAGAAGCTCCAAGCCCACGACTACCATCGCAGCAAACATGA
- the si:ch73-362m14.2 gene encoding NHS-like protein 2 isoform X1, whose product MENTTLVCSAQGWRGPNVSTFSSEWDDSVNSFLTAPDVIKPPPQFQDPEEPSQASPTNSAAVIRRDKDCVRKERRSRPASNIELHRRSLSLSTTVNSNPAVARRRCESYALSYPSSSSEDSGSDSTSTRRGDRLPDAVPRSRSRSIVLKKSTRKPAPPVRTVSLQRLAAEHKLQGLPLKKDAQNVMILPDLIPTSKQEVGKVSKKPTAEAPSKTLKSASSSHRALNELRSSEPCKSGLVATPIKEGTPNSYEINTSPSSSHSSPSQPSISSPSKRFGSNSPSSGYASQCETPTQSVLSSGPSQLGGRMRHKPSSVIPGQRARNRNARLSLQLPEPQQHAPDPEPSKVNRRYSDSTEATRPKQRMSNSLLIMPMVTQEDLNNVRLRSVSSTDLENAQDASVDVIEEEISLSPTNQQKAKPPVAPKPQRSKWPPNAKVQPRLGTASDPEPAAVKPSEKQEDIYAMINKVKPTVTVPAHHLKQQKDCYFLEGHSPQRESHQPQNPNVLPYNTTNQYELPKKRRAPPPPLTKTPAVDSSLYYNSASQKSPDDPLSPSKLKSPKSPMSASQYHVTLYGVIPSYPMVIEQEHSHAPVTNTDQPTYDVEKRDRMPDLGPLQLVGEEDDVFLYKSKSQTTEDLFTIIHRSKRKLLGRKDSFENKPGDPGTQTLGSGASKISSQNDNFMAFLRRTRSAKASCGERISATELLRSSKPTTTIAANMTHCKNSYVQSHGP is encoded by the exons ATGGAAAACACAACCTTGGTTTGCTCTGCCCAAGGCTGGCGTGGCCCGAACGTTTCAACCTTTTCATCCGAGTGGGATGATAGCGTGAACTCCTTCCTGACGGCACCTGACGTGATCAAACCCCCTCCACAGTTCCAGGATCCAGAGGAGCCGAGCCAGGCATCACCCACTAACTCTGCTGCGGTGATAAGACGAGATAAAGACTGCGTGAGGAAAGAGCGTAGGAGTCGACCGGCCAGCAACATAGAGCTCCACAGACGCTCCTTGTCACTTTCCACCACCGTCAACTCCAACCCTGCCGTGGCTCGGCGTCGGTGCGAAAGCTATGCACTTTCTTATCCCAGCAGCAGCTCGGAGGACAGCGGCAGCGACAGCACCTCCACCAGGAGAGGAGATCGACTCCCGGATGCCGTGCCGCGATCTAGATCTCGGAGCATCGTCCTTAAGAAGTCCACAAGGAAACCGGCTCCACCTGTGCGAACAGTGTCTCTGCAAAGACTCGCAGCCGAGCACAAATTACAGGGGCTTCCTTTGAAAAAAGACGCCCAAAACGTCATGATACTGCCAGATCTCATTCCAACCTCAAAGCAAGAAGTCGGTAAAGTCAGCAAGAAACCGACAGCTGAAGCACCCAGCAAGACACTGAAGAGCGCTTCCTCCAGTCACCGAGCTCTAAATGAGCTTCGATCCAGCGAACCCTGCAAGTCGGGCTTAGTGGCAACCCCAATAAAGGAAGGTACCCCTAATAGTTATGAAATAAACACATCCCCGTCTTCTTCCCACTCCTCACCCTCCCAGCCTTCCATCTCTTCTCCTTCCAAACGCTTCGGGTCGAACTCGCCATCGAGTGGCTATGCGAGCCAATGCGAAACACCCACTCAATCAGTCCTGTCCTCAGGACCTTCTCAGCTGGGCGGCCGAATGCGCCATAAGCCTTCCAGCGTTATTCCCGGTCAAAGGGCGAGAAACCGCAACGCGAGGCTATCTCTTCAGCTCCCTGAACCTCAGCAGCACGCTCCTGACCCAGAGCCTTCCAAAGTAAACCGCCGCTACTCAGACAGCACCGAAGCCACCAGACCCAAGCAAAGGATGAGCAACAGCTTGTTGATCATGCCCATGGTTACTCAGGAGGATCTGAACAATGTACGCTTGCGCTCGGTTAGCAGCACCGATCTTGAGAATGCGCAGGATGCTTCAGTCGACGTGATAGAGGAGGAGATCTCTTTAAGCCCGACAAATCAGCAAAAAGCCAAACCTCCGGTGGCTCCCAAGCCCCAGAGGAGTAAGTGGCCGCCCAATGCCAAGGTTCAGCCACGTTTGGGAACGGCTTCCGATCCAGAACCGGCGGCAGTCAAACCCAGCGAGAAACAGGAAGATATTTACGCGATGATTAACAAAGTAAAACCCACAGTGACTGTACCAGCACATCATCTGAAGCAGCAGAAGGACTGCTACTTTTTGGAAGGACATTCTCCACAGAGAGAGTCCCATCAGCCACAGAATCCAAACGTGCTCCCCTACAACACAACCAACCAATATGAACTTCCCAAGAAGCGAAGAGCCCCACCACCGCCTCTGACGAAGACACCAGCTGTGGACAGTTCACTTTATTATAACTCAGCTTCTCAGAAAAGCCCCGATGACCCCTTGTCTCCAAGTAAACTCAAGTCCCCGAAGTCTCCGATGTCTGCGAGTCAGTATCATGTTACACTATATGGCGTCATTCCATCTTACCCTATGGTCATTGAGCAAGAGCACTCTCATGCACCAg TTACTAATACAGATCAGCCAACTTACGATGTAGAGAAGAGGGACCGAATGCCTGACCTTGGACCTCTACAACTGGTAGGAGAGGAAGATGATGTATTTCTTTACAAGTCCAAATCCCAAACAACGGAGGACCTGTTTACCATAATTCACAG GTCTAAAAGAAAGCTCCTGGGACGCAAAGACTCCTTTGAAAACAAGCCGGGTGACCCGGGCACTCAGACACTCGGCAGCGGAGCGTCCAAAATCAGTTCTCAAAACGACAACTTCATGGCTTTTCTCAGAAGGACAAGAAGTGCCAAGGCTAGTTGCGGTGAGCGAATCTCAGCCACGGAGCTCCTCAGAAGCTCCAAGCCCACGACTACCATCGCAGCAAACATGACCCACTGCAAAAATAGCTATGTACAGTCACATGGTCCCTAA
- the si:ch73-362m14.2 gene encoding NHS-like protein 2 isoform X2, with protein sequence MENTTLVCSAQGWRGPNVSTFSSEWDDSVNSFLTAPDVIKPPPQFQDPEEPSQASPTNSAAVIRRDKDCVRKERRSRPASNIELHRRSLSLSTTVNSNPAVARRRCESYALSYPSSSSEDSGSDSTSTRRGDRLPDAVPRSRSRSIVLKKSTRKPAPPVRTVSLQRLAAEHKLQGLPLKKDAQNVMILPDLIPTSKQEVGKVSKKPTAEAPSKTLKSASSSHRALNELRSSEPCKSGLVATPIKEGTPNSYEINTSPSSSHSSPSQPSISSPSKRFGSNSPSSGYASQCETPTQSVLSSGPSQLGGRMRHKPSSVIPGQRARNRNARLSLQLPEPQQHAPDPEPSKVNRRYSDSTEATRPKQRMSNSLLIMPMVTQEDLNNVRLRSVSSTDLENAQDASVDVIEEEISLSPTNQQKAKPPVAPKPQRSKWPPNAKVQPRLGTASDPEPAAVKPSEKQEDIYAMINKVKPTVTVPAHHLKQQKDCYFLEGHSPQRESHQPQNPNVLPYNTTNQYELPKKRRAPPPPLTKTPAVDSSLYYNSASQKSPDDPLSPSKLKSPKSPMSASQYHVTLYGVIPSYPMVIEQEHSHAPDQPTYDVEKRDRMPDLGPLQLVGEEDDVFLYKSKSQTTEDLFTIIHRSKRKLLGRKDSFENKPGDPGTQTLGSGASKISSQNDNFMAFLRRTRSAKASCGERISATELLRSSKPTTTIAANMTHCKNSYVQSHGP encoded by the exons ATGGAAAACACAACCTTGGTTTGCTCTGCCCAAGGCTGGCGTGGCCCGAACGTTTCAACCTTTTCATCCGAGTGGGATGATAGCGTGAACTCCTTCCTGACGGCACCTGACGTGATCAAACCCCCTCCACAGTTCCAGGATCCAGAGGAGCCGAGCCAGGCATCACCCACTAACTCTGCTGCGGTGATAAGACGAGATAAAGACTGCGTGAGGAAAGAGCGTAGGAGTCGACCGGCCAGCAACATAGAGCTCCACAGACGCTCCTTGTCACTTTCCACCACCGTCAACTCCAACCCTGCCGTGGCTCGGCGTCGGTGCGAAAGCTATGCACTTTCTTATCCCAGCAGCAGCTCGGAGGACAGCGGCAGCGACAGCACCTCCACCAGGAGAGGAGATCGACTCCCGGATGCCGTGCCGCGATCTAGATCTCGGAGCATCGTCCTTAAGAAGTCCACAAGGAAACCGGCTCCACCTGTGCGAACAGTGTCTCTGCAAAGACTCGCAGCCGAGCACAAATTACAGGGGCTTCCTTTGAAAAAAGACGCCCAAAACGTCATGATACTGCCAGATCTCATTCCAACCTCAAAGCAAGAAGTCGGTAAAGTCAGCAAGAAACCGACAGCTGAAGCACCCAGCAAGACACTGAAGAGCGCTTCCTCCAGTCACCGAGCTCTAAATGAGCTTCGATCCAGCGAACCCTGCAAGTCGGGCTTAGTGGCAACCCCAATAAAGGAAGGTACCCCTAATAGTTATGAAATAAACACATCCCCGTCTTCTTCCCACTCCTCACCCTCCCAGCCTTCCATCTCTTCTCCTTCCAAACGCTTCGGGTCGAACTCGCCATCGAGTGGCTATGCGAGCCAATGCGAAACACCCACTCAATCAGTCCTGTCCTCAGGACCTTCTCAGCTGGGCGGCCGAATGCGCCATAAGCCTTCCAGCGTTATTCCCGGTCAAAGGGCGAGAAACCGCAACGCGAGGCTATCTCTTCAGCTCCCTGAACCTCAGCAGCACGCTCCTGACCCAGAGCCTTCCAAAGTAAACCGCCGCTACTCAGACAGCACCGAAGCCACCAGACCCAAGCAAAGGATGAGCAACAGCTTGTTGATCATGCCCATGGTTACTCAGGAGGATCTGAACAATGTACGCTTGCGCTCGGTTAGCAGCACCGATCTTGAGAATGCGCAGGATGCTTCAGTCGACGTGATAGAGGAGGAGATCTCTTTAAGCCCGACAAATCAGCAAAAAGCCAAACCTCCGGTGGCTCCCAAGCCCCAGAGGAGTAAGTGGCCGCCCAATGCCAAGGTTCAGCCACGTTTGGGAACGGCTTCCGATCCAGAACCGGCGGCAGTCAAACCCAGCGAGAAACAGGAAGATATTTACGCGATGATTAACAAAGTAAAACCCACAGTGACTGTACCAGCACATCATCTGAAGCAGCAGAAGGACTGCTACTTTTTGGAAGGACATTCTCCACAGAGAGAGTCCCATCAGCCACAGAATCCAAACGTGCTCCCCTACAACACAACCAACCAATATGAACTTCCCAAGAAGCGAAGAGCCCCACCACCGCCTCTGACGAAGACACCAGCTGTGGACAGTTCACTTTATTATAACTCAGCTTCTCAGAAAAGCCCCGATGACCCCTTGTCTCCAAGTAAACTCAAGTCCCCGAAGTCTCCGATGTCTGCGAGTCAGTATCATGTTACACTATATGGCGTCATTCCATCTTACCCTATGGTCATTGAGCAAGAGCACTCTCATGCACCAg ATCAGCCAACTTACGATGTAGAGAAGAGGGACCGAATGCCTGACCTTGGACCTCTACAACTGGTAGGAGAGGAAGATGATGTATTTCTTTACAAGTCCAAATCCCAAACAACGGAGGACCTGTTTACCATAATTCACAG GTCTAAAAGAAAGCTCCTGGGACGCAAAGACTCCTTTGAAAACAAGCCGGGTGACCCGGGCACTCAGACACTCGGCAGCGGAGCGTCCAAAATCAGTTCTCAAAACGACAACTTCATGGCTTTTCTCAGAAGGACAAGAAGTGCCAAGGCTAGTTGCGGTGAGCGAATCTCAGCCACGGAGCTCCTCAGAAGCTCCAAGCCCACGACTACCATCGCAGCAAACATGACCCACTGCAAAAATAGCTATGTACAGTCACATGGTCCCTAA
- the si:ch73-362m14.2 gene encoding NHS-like protein 2 isoform X3 translates to MENTTLVCSAQGWRGPNVSTFSSEWDDSVNSFLTAPDVIKPPPQFQDPEEPSQASPTNSAAVIRRDKDCVRKERRSRPASNIELHRRSLSLSTTVNSNPAVARRRCESYALSYPSSSSEDSGSDSTSTRRGDRLPDAVPRSRSRSIVLKKSTRKPAPPVRTVSLQRLAAEHKLQGLPLKKDAQNVMILPDLIPTSKQEVGKVSKKPTAEAPSKTLKSASSSHRALNELRSSEPCKSGLVATPIKEGTPNSYEINTSPSSSHSSPSQPSISSPSKRFGSNSPSSGYASQCETPTQSVLSSGPSQLGGRMRHKPSSVIPGQRARNRNARLSLQLPEPQQHAPDPEPSKVNRRYSDSTEATRPKQRMSNSLLIMPMVTQEDLNNVRLRSVSSTDLENAQDASVDVIEEEISLSPTNQQKAKPPVAPKPQRSKWPPNAKVQPRLGTASDPEPAAVKPSEKQEDIYAMINKVKPTVTVPAHHLKQQKDCYFLEGHSPQRESHQPQNPNVLPYNTTNQYELPKKRRAPPPPLTKTPAVDSSLYYNSASQKSPDDPLSPSKLKSPKSPMSASQYHVTLYGVIPSYPMVIEQEHSHAPEKRDRMPDLGPLQLVGEEDDVFLYKSKSQTTEDLFTIIHRSKRKLLGRKDSFENKPGDPGTQTLGSGASKISSQNDNFMAFLRRTRSAKASCGERISATELLRSSKPTTTIAANMTHCKNSYVQSHGP, encoded by the exons ATGGAAAACACAACCTTGGTTTGCTCTGCCCAAGGCTGGCGTGGCCCGAACGTTTCAACCTTTTCATCCGAGTGGGATGATAGCGTGAACTCCTTCCTGACGGCACCTGACGTGATCAAACCCCCTCCACAGTTCCAGGATCCAGAGGAGCCGAGCCAGGCATCACCCACTAACTCTGCTGCGGTGATAAGACGAGATAAAGACTGCGTGAGGAAAGAGCGTAGGAGTCGACCGGCCAGCAACATAGAGCTCCACAGACGCTCCTTGTCACTTTCCACCACCGTCAACTCCAACCCTGCCGTGGCTCGGCGTCGGTGCGAAAGCTATGCACTTTCTTATCCCAGCAGCAGCTCGGAGGACAGCGGCAGCGACAGCACCTCCACCAGGAGAGGAGATCGACTCCCGGATGCCGTGCCGCGATCTAGATCTCGGAGCATCGTCCTTAAGAAGTCCACAAGGAAACCGGCTCCACCTGTGCGAACAGTGTCTCTGCAAAGACTCGCAGCCGAGCACAAATTACAGGGGCTTCCTTTGAAAAAAGACGCCCAAAACGTCATGATACTGCCAGATCTCATTCCAACCTCAAAGCAAGAAGTCGGTAAAGTCAGCAAGAAACCGACAGCTGAAGCACCCAGCAAGACACTGAAGAGCGCTTCCTCCAGTCACCGAGCTCTAAATGAGCTTCGATCCAGCGAACCCTGCAAGTCGGGCTTAGTGGCAACCCCAATAAAGGAAGGTACCCCTAATAGTTATGAAATAAACACATCCCCGTCTTCTTCCCACTCCTCACCCTCCCAGCCTTCCATCTCTTCTCCTTCCAAACGCTTCGGGTCGAACTCGCCATCGAGTGGCTATGCGAGCCAATGCGAAACACCCACTCAATCAGTCCTGTCCTCAGGACCTTCTCAGCTGGGCGGCCGAATGCGCCATAAGCCTTCCAGCGTTATTCCCGGTCAAAGGGCGAGAAACCGCAACGCGAGGCTATCTCTTCAGCTCCCTGAACCTCAGCAGCACGCTCCTGACCCAGAGCCTTCCAAAGTAAACCGCCGCTACTCAGACAGCACCGAAGCCACCAGACCCAAGCAAAGGATGAGCAACAGCTTGTTGATCATGCCCATGGTTACTCAGGAGGATCTGAACAATGTACGCTTGCGCTCGGTTAGCAGCACCGATCTTGAGAATGCGCAGGATGCTTCAGTCGACGTGATAGAGGAGGAGATCTCTTTAAGCCCGACAAATCAGCAAAAAGCCAAACCTCCGGTGGCTCCCAAGCCCCAGAGGAGTAAGTGGCCGCCCAATGCCAAGGTTCAGCCACGTTTGGGAACGGCTTCCGATCCAGAACCGGCGGCAGTCAAACCCAGCGAGAAACAGGAAGATATTTACGCGATGATTAACAAAGTAAAACCCACAGTGACTGTACCAGCACATCATCTGAAGCAGCAGAAGGACTGCTACTTTTTGGAAGGACATTCTCCACAGAGAGAGTCCCATCAGCCACAGAATCCAAACGTGCTCCCCTACAACACAACCAACCAATATGAACTTCCCAAGAAGCGAAGAGCCCCACCACCGCCTCTGACGAAGACACCAGCTGTGGACAGTTCACTTTATTATAACTCAGCTTCTCAGAAAAGCCCCGATGACCCCTTGTCTCCAAGTAAACTCAAGTCCCCGAAGTCTCCGATGTCTGCGAGTCAGTATCATGTTACACTATATGGCGTCATTCCATCTTACCCTATGGTCATTGAGCAAGAGCACTCTCATGCACCAg AGAAGAGGGACCGAATGCCTGACCTTGGACCTCTACAACTGGTAGGAGAGGAAGATGATGTATTTCTTTACAAGTCCAAATCCCAAACAACGGAGGACCTGTTTACCATAATTCACAG GTCTAAAAGAAAGCTCCTGGGACGCAAAGACTCCTTTGAAAACAAGCCGGGTGACCCGGGCACTCAGACACTCGGCAGCGGAGCGTCCAAAATCAGTTCTCAAAACGACAACTTCATGGCTTTTCTCAGAAGGACAAGAAGTGCCAAGGCTAGTTGCGGTGAGCGAATCTCAGCCACGGAGCTCCTCAGAAGCTCCAAGCCCACGACTACCATCGCAGCAAACATGACCCACTGCAAAAATAGCTATGTACAGTCACATGGTCCCTAA